DNA sequence from the Leptospiraceae bacterium genome:
CGGAAAAGAGCTTTCTCTTCGGTGCGAATCCTGTAAAAAAGAATAATAAAATTAGCAATAGAAAAAATGATAAAAGAATAAAACGCGGAATGAAACAAAGAAAGCCCTATAATTTCTAAAATTACGACAAGATAATTCGGATGACGTATATAGGAATAAATTCCTTCTGTTACTATACTATCGGTTTTTTCAGGATTCACAATTACCCGCACATTCCAATTCTCCCTCATGATATACAAAACATGGAATCTCAAAATAAAAGCAAGGCATAAAATTCCGGTACTCAGAGCAAGTAAAATTATAGAAAGTTCTCTTTGGAAATAAAAGACTTCTAAAGGGACTGCGATTAAAAACGAGCTGTGGAGTAAAAAGAAAAAGGGAAAGTAGAATTCTTTTTCTTCTGTTAATACTTCATTTTCCTGTCTTTTACGAAGATTTCTCCTTGCCAGAACAAGTTCTGAAAGCCTCATAATGGCGGTAATACAAAAAAGAAGTAAAAGGATTTTATATGAAGTTGACATATTCAAAGATTCCTATATTCGGATAACCATTAATCAAATAATTTTTGATCTGAGACTGTTATGTTACAGGTGCCTTTTCCTGCCGTTAAAAAAAATTGAAACGTATTCGGCCTTCGACTACTTCGATTAATTAAAATTGAACTCGGCTTATAGACCAGAGTATCATTAGCACTGGTCTGACAACTATCTCCAAATTGTTTTACACTGAATATGGTAGCACAGGCTATATTGATATATAGAACCTCTTCTAAGGGAAGTTCTACCCTGAATGCTTTTGTATCAACAAGGTTTTCATAGGTAATTTCATAGCCTTTAGAAGCTTCTAATAAATTTTCTTCTCCAAATTGGTTTTTATACGGTTTATAACAATCTATATAAATATCTTCTGCTGCGCAAAAAAATCCACTACGGAAAGCACCACAATCCCCATCGGGTTTCAATACATATAAAAGACCGGAATAGGCCCCGGTCGGAACTTTCACCAGAAGATCTTTTGATGTCCATTTCTGGATAAGCTCGTAGTTTTCCTGTATTTCTGTAGAGCTTAATTTATTTCCATAGTCATTCACAATTTCAGCGCTGAGAGTATTGATTTTGACCGTATTATTTTCAGCAATGGGTTCGAAGTTTTTTCCTTTTATCAGGATAACCGAAGCAGTAAAATAGGTAGGAATGGTAGCCAGACCGGAAAAATTAAGCCCTCCGGAACTACTCTGACGCGTACTGGCCCTTACACTTTCGGAAGTAGGAAAGAGATACTGGTCGGTCGTAATGGCAGGATATACCCTCTGTGGCTCAATAGACGTTATTTCTACGTTATTGACCGGGATACGAACTCCAAGAATTCCGGATTCCAAAATCACATTCTTCATAAAATCACCCTTTGGATTCGGGTCATCCTTACAGGCTCCGAAGATAAATAGGATGAAAAGGAATAATAAGTTTTTCATAATGACAGTCCTATTCAATTTACTAATCTGTTGTAATTTTAAGCCCTGATTTTTATTATGCAAGAAAATAATAACTATGCCCGTTATTTTAAAAAAAATCCAGAACAATCACGTAGAGCTAAGATTTAACCGGCCTGAACTGAGAAACGCCATCAGCCGGGACTTATTAAACGAATTTCAATCCGCTCTTCTCGAACTCAAAAGTAGGGAGGAAATCCGTTCTTTAGTCCTTACCGGCGAGGGCGACAGGGCTTTTTGTGCCGGTGCCGACCTGAAAGAGAGAAAGCAGATGTCTCCGGAAGAGGTACGAAGCTTTTTGCGTGATTTTCGAGACAGTCTCGGACTTTTAGAATCTTTACCCTTCCCAACTATAGCCGTTTTAAATGGGGATGCATTCGGAGGGGGTTTGGAGATTGCCCTGGCCTGTGATATACGACTCGCAGTAGAACACGCTATAATGGCTTTACCCGAAACAAAATTAGGAATCATTCCCGGTGCCGGGGGAACCCAGAGGCTTGCAAGGCTTATTGGCCTGTCAGGGGCAAAAGACATGATTTTCACAGGTAGATTTTTAAATGCAGGAGAAGGAAAAGAATACGGAGTAATTAACCGGGTTTTATCCTCAGCCAATACGGAGAAAGAGCTGGAATCATACCTATCCGGGATTTATGAGGCAGCTCCTCTTTCTTTAAAGTTTGCTAAAAAAGCTATAGAAATAGGTTTTGAGACCTCCCTGGAGAAGGGTCTGGATATAGAAAAAGAGTTTTATGAGAAAACTCTCGGGACAAAAGATAGACTGGAAGGTCTCGAGGCCTTTGCCGAAAAGCGAAAACCGGTTTACAGGGGAGAATAATGATACTCACAGGAAATGAAATAAAAGACAGGCTAAATAAAGATATTTTCATCCAGCCTTATGATGAAAAACTTCTGAATCCCAATTCGTATAACCTTCGTTTATACGAGGAATTAATGGTTTATACCCAGACTCCACTCGACATGAAAAAACCCAACCCGACGAAACTCCTTAAAATTCCGGCGGAAGGTTTGATTCTGGAACCGGGACGACTTTATCTCGGAAGAACCCTTGAATATACAGAAACTCATAATTTAGTTCCCATGCTGGAAGGTCGTTCTTCTATCGGCAGACTCGGCATGTTTGTACATATTACTGCCGGTTTTGGAGATGTCGGTTTTAAGGGTTTTTGGACCTTAGAAATATCCGTTATTCAGCCCCTTATTATTTATCCCGGCATTCCTATCTGCCAGATTTTTTATCACACCGTTACCGGCAATATTACTGAATACGATTCCGGAAAATACCAGGGAAATACAGGAATCCAGCCTTCTTATTTGTATAAGGATTTTGAGTGAAAGATAGATGCGAGTTTTTTTTCGTCATCTGAAGAAACCGGCTCGATTGCTCTCTTTCTGCATTATCTTTGTTTCTATTTTCCCCTTTCCGCTTTTCTCCAAATCTCCCTCGATTCTTGGTTTTTGGAGGACGATAGATGAAAAAGGAAATCAAAAATCTATAGTAAAAATTTTCCAACAGAACGGAAAACTCTACGGTAAAATCGTAGGACTCACGGAACCCTACGACAAAGATGGAAAACAAAAAGTCTGTACGAAATGCAAAGGTGAGGAGAAAAATATGCCTCTTATTGGTCTTACCATTATCAAAGGTTTAAGACATAATGGCGAAGCCTATGTGGGAGGAACCATTCTCGATCCCATTTTCGGAGAAGAATATGATTGTCGGCTCAAAATGAAAGGGGAAAACCTCGAAGTCTACGGTTTCATCTACTCGAATCTTGTAGCTCGAATGCAAATTTGGATAAGATAAAAAAGAAAAAATTAAAAGATCTCTTATTAGAAAGAGGTCTCTGTGATAACGAACAAAAAGCACGTTCTTTGATTCTCTCCGGTTCGGTACTGGTGAATGAAATAAAGGTGAACGGTGAAAACCGCTTATTTAAAGAGGACGTCCAAATTCGTCTACTTCATGTAATTCCGGAATACGTCAGCCGTGGTGCCTATAAACTCTTAGGGGGTTTTGAAGCGTTTCCGGTGAATGTCCAGGATAAAATTTGCCTTGACCTGGGAGCTTCCACAGGTGGCTTTACGGAAATCCTCTTAGCTAATGGTGCAAGAAAAGTTTATGCTTTTGACGTGGGTTACGGACAACTGGCCGGAAAATTACGAAACGATCCGAGAGTAGTGGTTCATGATAGATTCCATATAAAGAATCTGAGTCTTTCCTGTCTGGACGAGAAAGATATATCCGAGCTTTTCATAGTAATGGATTTAAGTTTTATTTCCCTGAAACGAGTATTTCCAACTATTCAAAATCTTAAATTAGAATATTCGGAATTACTAATGGAAGGAATCAGCCTTTTAAAACCTCAATTTGAATGCAAGGGACAGGAATTAGAAAAAGGTATTGTAAGAGATCCCCGTGTTCACTTTAAAGTCATACGGAAAATCTGGCGGTTTTTAAAGAACCATGCAGGTGTGCGGCATCTTCAAATTGCCGATTCCCCGATACGGGGAAATTCCGGGAACCGGGAGTTTTTACTTTATTGGAAAATGTAAACCCTTGTCGACCTATGAGTGGAGATTTGGTAAGAATAGGCCACCGAATCTTCTCTCGTTGGCACAGCAGCTACTCTATTGTACAACTAAGTCTAAATCAAACTTCAAGAGCATCTTTTAAATACTCCTGCAAACGCCCGGTATTTTTATTATTCTTTTTTCTTATAGTAGGGTCTATAATTTGTAAAAGCCAGTCTGATTTTTGACCGCTATAGTGTTCTATTAATCTTTTTTCGACAGCGGCAGGTTGCCAGACAGAAAGTCTTTCCAGTCCCATACACTCTTCTATTGTTGCTTTTCTTCTATTGCCACTTTGGACAATTTCAAAGACTTCCGGATTTAGAGTATCCTGAGCAAAGCGGGGTGGCTCTATTAGTAGCGATTCTTCCAGAGGAATTTTTCCAATTTTTGTAACCCTCCGGTAAACCCACCTTCACAAGCTCCAGGAAGTGTGCTACGCTTGGAGCATGAAAACATCACCAAACTGGGAAGAAAGAATTGGCAATTTTCCTATTCTCCCAGTGGTGCAAGGGCAAGTGCAATTTATTATACTCTGATTGAAAATGCAAAACTATGCGGTCTGGATCCTTACCAATATCTTAAAATCGTTTTTGATGAGATAGTGAGAAATCCCAATTTCGATCCGAAAGATTTGACTCCTCAGGCTATCGCAAAAAAACTAAAAGAAGACTCAGCAGCTACAACTTAAATTCTACCTCCGGGGCCCGGTGCAACCGGGGGGTGGGTTCATGATACGCTTACTTTTTCCATATCATTTAAACGGGAATAAAACGGATGGAAAGTATATTTGGCTACCTAAACCAATCTCGGTAGCTAATGTTTCTTTGTTATATAAATTATGCTTTTGTAATTTTTTCTCCTATATATACAATGTAGATTTGTTTATTCCCTTCATCATCTTCAATTCTATCCGGCCAGGTAAAGTGGATTCGGTATTGATCATTAAAAGCTCTCGCTTTTCCGTGCCAGGGGCAGAAAACTTGAGTTCCATTAATATCAAAAGTTAATCCAGTTTGAAACTTATTTTTATTTGTTTGTGACTCATCTGAAAAATCTGCTTTTTCTCCCTGAAAATATTGTTTTATGATTTCAAGTCCTCTTTGGTTTAATCCACCCAGAAAATCAAAACAAGAAGATAGTTCATTTAAAATTGATAATAGGCTGGATAATTTTTTCATTAATGCTGAATTGAAAGGAAACTTTTTAATAGGCTCAAATGTATTTTCAGTATATTTTACTTCTGTATTATGTTGTTTCATTTGACTTTCCCATTTTTCCCAGGAGTCAGGTTGAACTTCAGGGTAAGCGATTTTTACCTGAGGTAAGTTCCAATAATTTTCTATATTTATTTTAGAACTTTTAGTGCTATTTAGATGATGGGTAACTTCGATAGGTGTAAAATTATATTTTGAAGGTTTAAAAGATACCGTAGAGGAATCAATACCATCCTCATTTTTAAAAGCTACCTGTGCCAATGAAAAATCTGTAATAATGCCAGAAATATTATCTTCATAATATTCATCAGGGTTGTGAATAGGAGGATTAGATTCCCAAAAATGACCGGATTTTTGTAGCCAATTTAAAATTACTCTTTTAAAGTTTTTGTCATTATAAGCTGAAATTGCTTGTAAAAAATTCATTGAATTTGAAATTTGCCTGTTTTGTAATTTTAAACTAATGTATACAGCAAAACTATGATTTCTTAAATAAGAGTTCATATTGTATAGATTTCTTAAACTTATAATAAAATCATTTTCATTAGAAAATTGACCGTGTAAAGAAAGTTCATTGATATAAAAGTCCATATCTATTCTCCCCAATCAGTAAAGTATTCAAGATCTTTATCAAACTGGTCAAAAAAGCCTTCCGGCCAAAAATCTAAATTTCCTTTTTGATCTACAGAAGGGTTTGTAATTTCTGCATTTCCTTCTTCATTGGTTTGGAAAAAATAAAACAGCACATCTTGAGCTTTAATTTTTTCCTGTTTTAAGGCTTTTCTCACTCCGTTTAGTACATGATCGCTATGTGTCTCAAAGATAACTTGAATTCCTGCTGATGCAATTATTGCGAGAAAATAGCCTACCATAGATTGTCCTTCAGGATGGAGATGTGATTCAGGATTTTGAATTAGGACTACATTTTTTTCTTTCTGTCCGATGCAAGCGGTAATGATAGGTAGTAGGTGTGTAATCCCAAAACCAACATTTTGCGGTCGATGAAACCTGCTGGTTCGGTTGGTTCGGATTCCCATAGTAACCACATTCGCATCATTTACAACATTGATCTGCATTTCAAATCCCGGAAAAAAATCATTCATCCAGCCTTCTACCTGACGAATCAACTTATTATCATATTCTTTTTTTTGTATCTTTGTTGAAATCTTTTCATTTCCAAATTCATGTAAATACCATGGAGTATACTCACCCATAGAACCGATTGTTTTAGTCGAAGTTGTTGGATATGAATAAACTTCTCTGGGACCTATTCTTTCAGCAGATAAAAAAAATAAGTTTCTCAATTTTTCTAATATATTAGAATCATCTTTATATTTTTCTATAGGTAAAAGATAAGAAAGCAAATCATTAGACTTATACCTATATTGAATATTATTGGAATGAGCTTCTTTCAATTGGAAAAAGGGTTTATTCTTTTCATCAGGTATATCAAATTTCCAATGGATAAACTTATCATCTTTTGTTTCAATCTTTATTCCAATTTCATTTCTTCCATAAATATCATTCACAATACTACCGGCAGTTCCTAAAGAAACATTTCTACCTTCTAAGAGTAATCGGTCGTTTGATCTATCATCAAGAAATGTTTGGTTTAATAAAGCCAAAGATTGCAGAATAGAAGACTTTCCGGAAGAGTTTAAACCTGATATTAACGTAAGTGGTGCAAATGGCACTTTTACATTTTTAAAACATTTAAAATATTCCAGCTCTAAAGAACTTATCATAAATACTCCTTGTAGGCTTCTTCTACTATTTTAAATCTGGTAGTAATATTTTTGGTACTATTTGTAGATATGGTAATTGTATTTACGAATTCTTGATTTTCCATTAACTGATAAAATATTTTTCTTAAACTCTCTTCTCTTCCGGAAATTTTATCTTTTTGAATTTTCGTAAATAGTATTGAGAATACATCAAAAAGAGCAACGTTAATTGGATTTTTTCTATTCTCTCCTTCTATGCGTTTACGAAAAGTAAACTGTCCGAAAACCTTATAATTTAATTCCATACTAATTTTAAATATAGATGAAAGTTTTTCTTGCTCTTTTGGATTTTCAAAAAGAGTATTAAGATGATCTAACGTTTCCGCTAAAAAGGAATCCATATCTCCTTTATATTTTTCTATTCCAAAAATATAGAAACCAGCAAACCGATTTACAATTTCCCTGTCCCTCATTGTTTTAGGATTGATACTTTGACCTGTAGCTTTTTGAAAGACTTCCGTTTTTACCTGTTCTCTTAACCATTGGGTAGCAGAACCTACATAAATACAGTTTCTCATCTGTTGTCTTGTTAATGGTTCTCCACTGTTTACCCTTTCAAAAATATCCAACTGGGCTTTTGGAGGAACTTTGGAATCTATTAAGTAGATAATTAAATTTGTATCTTCTATCCTGTTTTGAAAGATAGGAGATAGGTCTTTAAAGAATTTACCATTTAATTCAGGTCGATGTTCTAAACCTATTAATTTGAATTCATTATTCAAATATTGTTCAAATGTTGTAAGTCTCTGCAAACCATCAACGATAGCAGTGGTTCCGTCGATTTTTTCAGCAAGATAAAAAACAGGTAATGGAATTCTTAGTAAAGTAGATTCGATTAGTTTACTTTGCTTTTTCTGATCCCAGACAAAATCTCTCTGGTAATCAGGAATCGTTAGGTATTGACCACTTTTTATTCTTCTAACAATTTCAAAAACACTACGTGATTCCTGACGGATTAAAAAGCTATCAATAGGATAATCGCTTTTCTCATCCGGGTTCTCTTCCGGTTCTTCATACTTGTTTTCATCTATTTGCATATTTTACTCTCTTATTATTTCTCTCTATTTTTCAAATTTTAAACCGAATATAATTGAATTAAATATTTATCCTTTTTGTAAATTTTATAATTGGATTAAAACCATATTCAATAACTTTTTGGTTCCAAAACTCTAAAGCCAGTAGTATTTGTATTGAGTTTATTTCTAAAATTTCATTAAATTCGTGACCTTCATCTACAATAAACCATAATCCAATATTCTTAACATCGTAGGAATTATCTAAAATATTATCCTGTACAATAAACTCTAATGCTATTTTTGATTGTTCAATATTGTATATTATTTTTTCTTTTTCATCTCTTTTAAAAAATTTAACTGACCATATCGTGTTATCTTTATATAAGTCTGCAACTTCTAATCTATAGTTACGTCTGACTTGGAGTAAAGATTCTATTTGTGTTAGTTCTCTGTCCATAAGTATATAGCCATTTCTAACTTGTGAACCATTAAAGTAATACTCCCTATAGGTTATTCTATCACCTATGTAACCTGGAGCATTAATTTGTCTTTCTTTTTCTTGCTTCCATTGTAGGTAATTTTGTTCATTAAAATCATTTTGTTCTCTTTCAAGTGTAATGTTATTAATTGACCTTTTAAGATATTCCATGAAAGTATTATTAAATTTTAACCACTCTCCTTCTTTTAAAAAGTAGTTTACACCATCAATATCCATAAAACAATCTAAAACTTCCTTGATGGGAATAGTAAACCCTCTACTTTCATTAGTGAATAGTTTTAACTTTACTTTATCTATATCATAGTTTTCATCAATAGAATTTAAAAAATCTCGAACATGTCTAATCGTAAGTTCTCCTTCTATTACTTCTCTTATATAACGATTATCCTGACGTCTATAGCTAAGTTGAAATTTGGATGAAAGATAATTAAAGCAAAAATACACTCCATAAACAGTAAACTCTTCAATAATTGTTTGTAAATTTTCATTTAATATCTGTTCGAGAAGATTATTATTTAATTCATTTATAATATCTTCCTCTATTACTTTTTCTAATTTTGGGATTTCAATAGTTGGTTGATTTTCTAATTGCTCTTCAATATTATTTAAAAGCTCAGTTAAGCCAAGAGGGTTAAGGTTACTAGTAATTTGTATTGAATCTGCGAATATGATATTACTTTCTCCCCACTGCTCTATATCAGCAGATTTCATTTTTAAATGTTCTATTGACTCCCCTGGTTTATAGTTCCCTAAACTGAATTCATTATAAGAAGTAATTTCTTGACGCTTACCTCCTACGAAGTACCTGCTTTTTTTTAATACCATTGTTTCTTCAGAAGCTATCCTGACAGCAACATTAATGCCAAAATTTCTTTCAATATATTTATTAATGTAAAAATGTGCTTTTCCAAGACTAACTATATATATATTCTCATTGTTTTCGTCTTCTATCTTTGAGATCAGTAGTAGAGCAAAATAAGATTTTGTTTCAGGTATTTCTACATCTTCTTCAAAAAATTCTACAAATGTTTCATACCATGATAATGGCTTACTATGTGGAGTAACAGAATAGTAAAATTCAAATGAATATCCTTCATTTTCTCTTGTCTGTTGTAACTCCATACCAACACTTTCTATTTTTTCAATCAGATCATCTTTACAGCCTTGTTTTAATTTATAAATATTATAATTATTAGACATAATTCTCCCCCTCCTCACACCAGCATCTCCGGTAGTACGTTCACAATCTTCATTGTTTCCAGACTAACTGTAATCACCCGCTGGAATAGTTCCAGTGGATATTTGGGGTTGTTCTCTGTCTCTATGCCCCAGAGGTTTGCGTCGTTGGTGATGCCGCTTGCTTTGTCGGTTTTAACGCAGTAGCGTTCGACAATCCAGTCAAGTGCGGGTTTGCCATTGACAATGTAGTCGTAGGCTTCAAGAGGAATTTCACTCAGGCTGATGTATTCGTTGTAGATTAACCTGGTTCTGTCTTCTTTCTTACCGGTTTTACCATATTTCATCTGGGTTACATAATAATGCTCCGGCTTGAGGGCCAAAGCTCGCAGACCTTTGGCTACATGAATGGAAACCGGATACGGTTTGACCGTTTCATAACCAATATGCAGTTTCGCTAAATCCCTACCGGCTTTTGAGAAAGCTTGGAAATCCTCGATTCTTTTCACACAGGGAATGCGGGGTAATTCTTTGGAAAGGTTGTCGGCATATTTCTCGCGGTAAGTGGGAGAATGCAGGAGTCCGTAGATGTAATAGAAAATATCCTCTTTGCTGATTTTCTCTTTGGGATAAGCTTTCTGAAAATGAGCTAGACCCTCGTCGGTGATTGCATAACGCTTATTAGATTTAGAAGAAGATTTAGAGAACAAATTATCTTCCTTAGCTTCTGCTTTGTCGTAGAGGTAGAGAGGAAAGCCCTGTCCACCGGAATGTTGCATATTCAAATCAGGAATTGTATCGACCATTACAACAGAAAAATCTTTGCCACTATTTCCCAAACCACTCATGTACATCACTAAATTCTCCGAATCTGCTTCGGGAAAGATTTGTGGCATTTGGTAGACCATATCATTAAATATTCTTGAGTAATACATATTTTGTTTAAAAAAAGGTCTGTAATATGATTTCACCAAACTGCTTTTTTCATAATTTCGTTTATTAAATTTAGCTAAATCATTTTTAGTGCTCCGCACCCAACTAAGTTTTGTAGTGTTGGTATTTATAAAATCATCGACTTTTGGGTATTTATCTTTTTGCTTTCCTTTACAGGCTTTGCTATACCTATCTACTTCTGAATTATAGAAATCTATCATTTCTTTTACAGAATGTATTAACTCTTTTTGAGAAGAATTATAAACCCAGGGATCGCGATTGGTTTTAACACCTGCTGAATAATTCTCAAATAATACTGTTTGTGTTTTATCTTTTTTATTCCCAAGAGAAATGTATTCATAAAAGCTATCGTCTCTCTGGTTGAGCCAGTCGTTGTATTTATCGGGTGTGATTTTTTTCCATAGCTTTTGCTTTGTGATTCCTTCTATGCTTTGCAGATCTTTGATTTTATCCAGCTTTTCTTGCTGGCTAAGATAGTCGCCTATGTCATGGAGATAGATATTTCCTTGTTTTTTAGCCTTCGGATTTTTAACTAAGATTGTGATAGCAATAGGAGTGCGAGTACCCTGTCCAAATACATTGTCCTTTTCTTTTCTTCTTAATTCTCCTGATGTTCTGGCATTGCCCCTTAAATGAAATATATAGATACTACTAAACTCATCCTGCAAACATTTTCTTACTCCACTCATGGCATTTGATTCAGTAAATCCTGCATTGGTGATAAAGCCCATGACTCCGCCATTGTTGCCGATTCTATCACTTGCCCAGCGGATAGCACGGATGTAGGAATCATAGAGTGCGTTTTTGTTTGTGGAAGTAGAATGTCTTACATAAGTCTCTTCTATCCTCGCATCTAATGCCGGGTATTTGATGTTCTGGTTGTTGTCATTAGCACTGCTCTGCCCTGCTGAGTATGGTGGATTGCAGATGATTACTTTTATCGGTAAAGACTTTTGTCTTTTTCTCCTTTCGCTATTATCCACCAGAACCCGACTGATTAGATCCTCTTTCTCATACAACTGAAAAGTATCGGTTAGTAGTATGCCTTCAAAGGGAATGTAATCGTCCTGCAAGCTATGCAAGCTGGAAGCTTGCGATACAATGTCGTGGTAGGTGGCTTCGATGTTGATAGCTGCTATGTAATAGGCGAGGAGAACTATCTCATTCGCGTGAATCTGGTTTTTATATTTCTTCTTTAGTTCCGCAGGGCTGATTAACCCGCTTTGCATTAACCTTGTAATAAAAGTTCCTGTGCCTGTGAACGGATCCAGAATATGCACCTTATCCGAACCGAGAGTTTGGCCAAATTCCTGTTTTAAAACATCATTCACACTGTGGATGATAAAGTCTACCGCCTCTACCGGAGTATAAACAATGCCCAGTCTATCCGTCAATCGTGGAAAAGCATTACGAAAAAATTTATCATACAGTTCTAATATAATCTTTTGTTTGCCTTCTGCATTGTCTATTCCTTCCGCACGAAGTTTCACAGAAGCATAAAAACGTTCGAGAGTGTCCGCTTCTTTTTGAATATTATGCTTTTCTAATTGCTTTAACACCTTATCCATTGCCATAGAAACCGGATTCTGTTTGGCAAACTCATAACTGCTAAAGAGAGCATCAAAGACCGGTTTGGTGATAAGATGTTGAGCCAGCATTTCTACGACTTCATCACGGCTGATACTATCATTCAAATCATCCCGCAATTCTTCTACAAACTCATCAAAGGCTTTTATCTCTTTCGTATTTTCCTTCTTACCAATAATCGTTTTGATTCTTGTAATATGAGTATTGGCAATTCTGGCAATATCATTTGCCCAATCTTCCCAGTGGTGACGATTTCCACATTTCTCAACTACTCTGGCATAGATCGCAATTTCAATTTCACCAATATCAAACTTTAAAGTTTGCTGTTTGTCTTCTTTTGCAGTAGAAACTGAAGACTTTGTTTTCCCCAGATTGTCTTTACCTCTGGCTATATTTTGCTTGTCTGAACTGCTTTTTGTTTTCTTACCTATCTTATCTGTTACCGCAATGACTTCCATCTTGCTTTTATCAGGGCCAACCAGTTCCATTTTGTTGATCATAGCATCAAAACGGTCATCATGAGAACGAAGAGCCTGTAAAACCTGCCAGACGACTTTATAGGTCTTGTTGTCATTAAGAGCCTCATGCGGTTGTACACCAGAAGGAATCACTACAGGCAAAATCACATAACCCTTATTTTTACCGGGTGACTTACGCATAACTCGACCCACCGATTGTACAACATCCACCTGAGAACTACGGGGAGTTAAGAATAAAACAGCATCCAGAGCCGGTACATCCACACCTTCAGAAAGACAGCGGACATTGCTTAGTATACGACATGTGTTGTCATCGCTACTTTCTTTAAGCCATTGAATTCTGGACTCTTTTTCTGTAGCATTCATACTTCCATCCACATGCTCGGCTATACAATTTAAACCATTGGGAAAAGGATCTTTTTCTTTATAGGCTTCTACAACTTCCTGAAACATTCCTGCAATAGTTTTGGAACTGACCTTATGAGTTCTGGCATTTTTATTATATTCAATAACCTGACAGAAGGCGACTGCTCGCTTCATTGGCTCTGCATCATCAAGAAGCTCATCATTTGCTCCCTGTTTATTCAATGCTTTCCAGCAGCCAATGATTTTTGCAGCATCGTCAACTTTTATATTATTGTCTTCATCCGCCAAAAGGGTCTGTAATCTATGGCTGATATGGGCTTCGTCCACAGCAAGAACAATCACTTTATAGTCCACGAGAAGATCCTGACTTACAGCATCAGAAAAAGTTAAGACATAAAGTTGTTTGCCATAAATGCTTTCATCATCCATTGAACAGAGAGTTACATTTTCTCTTTCAGCACTGACTTTAGCAATGTCAGCATAAATTCGAGGAGTGGCTGTCATATATAAGCGTTTGGCAGCTTTGATATATTTTGCATCGTGGATTTTTACAAAATTACTTTCATCCTGATCGGCAAAGGTTGCACCGGTTGTTCTATGGGCTTCATCACAAATAACCAGATCAAACTCACCTAACTTATGCTTCCTCTGAGCTTCATGAATTACATCTATAGAATGATAGGTAGAGAAGACTACACTCATGTGCTCACTGTCATGACGTTTCTTCATTTCAAAAGCCAGTCTGTCG
Encoded proteins:
- a CDS encoding enoyl-CoA hydratase/isomerase family protein, which produces MPVILKKIQNNHVELRFNRPELRNAISRDLLNEFQSALLELKSREEIRSLVLTGEGDRAFCAGADLKERKQMSPEEVRSFLRDFRDSLGLLESLPFPTIAVLNGDAFGGGLEIALACDIRLAVEHAIMALPETKLGIIPGAGGTQRLARLIGLSGAKDMIFTGRFLNAGEGKEYGVINRVLSSANTEKELESYLSGIYEAAPLSLKFAKKAIEIGFETSLEKGLDIEKEFYEKTLGTKDRLEGLEAFAEKRKPVYRGE
- a CDS encoding DUF1295 domain-containing protein, coding for MSTSYKILLLLFCITAIMRLSELVLARRNLRKRQENEVLTEEKEFYFPFFFLLHSSFLIAVPLEVFYFQRELSIILLALSTGILCLAFILRFHVLYIMRENWNVRVIVNPEKTDSIVTEGIYSYIRHPNYLVVILEIIGLSLFHSAFYSFIIFSIANFIILFYRIRTEEKALFRNPAYATHFSSKKRFIPGIF
- a CDS encoding DUF3696 domain-containing protein — encoded protein: MISSLELEYFKCFKNVKVPFAPLTLISGLNSSGKSSILQSLALLNQTFLDDRSNDRLLLEGRNVSLGTAGSIVNDIYGRNEIGIKIETKDDKFIHWKFDIPDEKNKPFFQLKEAHSNNIQYRYKSNDLLSYLLPIEKYKDDSNILEKLRNLFFLSAERIGPREVYSYPTTSTKTIGSMGEYTPWYLHEFGNEKISTKIQKKEYDNKLIRQVEGWMNDFFPGFEMQINVVNDANVVTMGIRTNRTSRFHRPQNVGFGITHLLPIITACIGQKEKNVVLIQNPESHLHPEGQSMVGYFLAIIASAGIQVIFETHSDHVLNGVRKALKQEKIKAQDVLFYFFQTNEEGNAEITNPSVDQKGNLDFWPEGFFDQFDKDLEYFTDWGE
- a CDS encoding transposase domain-containing protein — translated: MEHENITKLGRKNWQFSYSPSGARASAIYYTLIENAKLCGLDPYQYLKIVFDEIVRNPNFDPKDLTPQAIAKKLKEDSAATT
- a CDS encoding TlyA family RNA methyltransferase encodes the protein MKKKKLKDLLLERGLCDNEQKARSLILSGSVLVNEIKVNGENRLFKEDVQIRLLHVIPEYVSRGAYKLLGGFEAFPVNVQDKICLDLGASTGGFTEILLANGARKVYAFDVGYGQLAGKLRNDPRVVVHDRFHIKNLSLSCLDEKDISELFIVMDLSFISLKRVFPTIQNLKLEYSELLMEGISLLKPQFECKGQELEKGIVRDPRVHFKVIRKIWRFLKNHAGVRHLQIADSPIRGNSGNREFLLYWKM
- a CDS encoding DUF2147 domain-containing protein is translated as MRVFFRHLKKPARLLSFCIIFVSIFPFPLFSKSPSILGFWRTIDEKGNQKSIVKIFQQNGKLYGKIVGLTEPYDKDGKQKVCTKCKGEEKNMPLIGLTIIKGLRHNGEAYVGGTILDPIFGEEYDCRLKMKGENLEVYGFIYSNLVARMQIWIR
- a CDS encoding dCTP deaminase, whose translation is MILTGNEIKDRLNKDIFIQPYDEKLLNPNSYNLRLYEELMVYTQTPLDMKKPNPTKLLKIPAEGLILEPGRLYLGRTLEYTETHNLVPMLEGRSSIGRLGMFVHITAGFGDVGFKGFWTLEISVIQPLIIYPGIPICQIFYHTVTGNITEYDSGKYQGNTGIQPSYLYKDFE